Below is a genomic region from Primulina eburnea isolate SZY01 chromosome 9, ASM2296580v1, whole genome shotgun sequence.
aattatatttctgtatattttaaaatagttaaaaGTATGGTATGTTATATATCTTTAGACACCGCCATACATTATACAAAAATATTCTCCAATTTCATTCCTACGATGGTAAcaatataatcaatatataaATAAGTAAATACAATACTAGAAATCACATGGGATTCGGGTGATTGGTGTAAAAAGTTGACTTAAATCATAATATAGCAAAAAATTGCTCAAGCAGatccaattaattaaaaaaaattggacttTTTGATACACATTTTGCCACGTCCTTTGTTAAAAACTTCCAATATTCGAATTCCAATTAATTAATGATCCAATTATACATTCATTCGATTATTTGACAATAAAACCCTGAACAAGTCAAAGATAAATCGTAACTCGTATCGTGATACGAACCAGCTTAGTTTACTATTGTTATCGTATAATATGACGTTAgaatatttattatttgtgtcgtgtatatatatgttagtTCTTTTAGCGTTTTTTGTCATAAGACGTGTTTTGTCACCACCTAATAACGCGTATAATCATATCATTCAATATTCACAATACTGTATTCATATGACATTAACCAAACAAAAACTTGGGCTTTGCTCAAAATATCAATTACTCAGTAATGTTCTATATTAGTTTCAAGGATCTCATATCTCACAAGATGGAGCATTGTGAGTTGGGTGGTGGTGGTTCTTCCCATCGGGTCATGGGTACGACCCGAATTCCCGGGTAGTGGAGAGGGAACTGAACTTGGGCTGGGCTCTGATCGCTTTTTTTTCCTTCGGCCTTTTTCTCCTCCGGTTTCTTCTGGGCCTCCTGCTTCTGCGGGACTGGAGGAGGCCCAACACTCACCACTTCAACAAATTTAGCGGCCTTTCTTGATCTTACTATTATTTCATAAGGATCTGCATTACCCGTCACACTCAAGATTCCCTTTCCTCCATCCACTTCCACTTTGTCAACTCCTAAAACAATGAAAATTGTAAGTTATGCTTCTTCTCTGTATTAATCAGATAAAACGAGAATGGAAAAATATCAGCTTGTTAGTAATCAAGTCCACTGTAATGGAGTCGATCTAGTAACTATTATTTCGACATGTCTACGGGGCGATTTTATACTAAAAAGATGTAAGTTGTTGTCGCTGCTTTTGTTATTGTTGTCATCGCAATGATCATGATCACGATAAAGATCCATAAAGAAAGAGatgaaaacacacacacacatacataccTCGTAAGCCTGAAACAGCCTTAATGATCTTCTTCTTGCATTTTTCACATGAGATATCAGCCTTCAACACAGTCTTCTGTATCATTGCTGTTGCTGTATATGTAGAAATCTCACGAATGAATAATGCAAATTACTTCAAATTCCAGGCCTGCCGTCTGTCTACTTTTATTATAGGAGTGAGGCAGGCGTGTGGAATGGGCATCATTCTCGGGTTGTTCACCCTTCTTCACCAATGAAATATTATACCAAATATCTTACCTAATACTTGTCTTGTTTCATATGatcaaaatagttttttttttatcataatttATAAGCTGTTGTAACCAACGATACCAATAT
It encodes:
- the LOC140840910 gene encoding heavy metal-associated isoprenylated plant protein 2-like — its product is MIQKTVLKADISCEKCKKKIIKAVSGLRGVDKVEVDGGKGILSVTGNADPYEIIVRSRKAAKFVEVVSVGPPPVPQKQEAQKKPEEKKAEGKKSDQSPAQVQFPLHYPGIRVVPMTRWEEPPPPNSQCSIL